The Bacteroidota bacterium genome window below encodes:
- a CDS encoding DUF2490 domain-containing protein — protein MGAKGKMPAGNNTPADRFAMMQRASASFSSSFCILILLIFLLPFASNAQTSDLQGRAGVQVKQDFRKGFDLSLGYQARLDHGLQSFRGSYFTADLGYKLSKHLGATFEFRYATSPDWDKFRFGLALTGKTKVKKIDLSAKIRYQYEHFLQNWPEIGQFPDRQNIRLKLEAERKVIKHVRGHISIEPQIRIEARNTRFQRVRNIVGFDWEIVKNHHLDVSYYFQPQFKSAEVKYVNILAATFSLDLEKWKKKNKDSEKKAAD, from the coding sequence ATGGGAGCGAAAGGTAAAATGCCCGCAGGGAACAACACCCCTGCGGATCGATTTGCGATGATGCAACGAGCCTCAGCTAGCTTCAGTAGCTCCTTTTGCATCCTGATTTTGTTAATCTTTTTGCTGCCTTTTGCTTCGAATGCACAAACGAGCGACCTGCAAGGGCGTGCGGGCGTGCAAGTCAAACAGGATTTTCGGAAAGGTTTTGACCTGTCTTTGGGCTACCAAGCGCGGTTGGATCATGGATTGCAGTCCTTCCGTGGGAGCTATTTCACCGCCGACCTCGGCTACAAACTCAGCAAGCATCTTGGCGCCACCTTCGAATTTCGCTACGCGACCTCGCCCGACTGGGACAAATTCAGGTTTGGGCTTGCCTTGACGGGTAAAACCAAGGTCAAAAAAATCGACCTCAGTGCCAAGATTCGGTACCAATACGAGCATTTTCTACAAAATTGGCCCGAAATCGGACAGTTTCCCGACCGACAAAACATCCGGCTCAAATTGGAAGCCGAGCGCAAGGTGATCAAGCATGTGCGCGGACACATCAGCATCGAACCGCAAATTCGAATCGAAGCCCGGAATACCCGTTTTCAACGTGTGCGCAACATCGTGGGATTCGATTGGGAGATCGTCAAAAACCATCATTTAGACGTCTCCTACTACTTTCAGCCGCAGTTCAAATCGGCTGAGGTCAAATATGTGAACATCCTTGCTGCCACTTTCTCGCTCGACTTGGAAAAGTGGAAAAAGAAGAATAAGGATTCGGAGAAAAAAGCTGCGGATTGA